From a region of the Pukyongiella litopenaei genome:
- the tuf gene encoding elongation factor Tu → MAKEKFERTKPHVNIGTIGHVDHGKTTLTAAITKYFGDFKAYDQIDGAPEEKARGITISTAHVEYETDARHYAHVDCPGHADYVKNMITGAAQMDGAILVCSAADGPMPQTREHILLGRQVGIPKIVVFMNKVDQVDDEELLELVEMEIRELLDSYEYPGDDTPIVAGSALAALEGNNPEIGENKIRELMQAVDDYIDTPERAVDQPFLMPIEDVFSISGRGTVVTGRVERGVINVGDEIEIVGIRDTQKTTCTGVEMFRKLLDRGEAGDNIGALLRGVDRDGVERGQVLCKPGSVTPHTKFEAEAYILTKDEGGRHTPFFGNYRPQFYFRTTDVTGTVSLKEGTEMVMPGDNVGFTVELIAPIAMEDGLRFAIREGGRTVGAGVVSKIIE, encoded by the coding sequence ATGGCAAAGGAAAAGTTTGAACGCACGAAGCCGCATGTGAACATCGGCACGATCGGTCACGTTGACCACGGCAAGACGACGCTGACGGCTGCGATCACGAAGTATTTCGGCGATTTCAAGGCCTATGACCAGATCGACGGCGCTCCGGAAGAGAAGGCGCGCGGGATCACGATCTCGACCGCGCATGTGGAATACGAGACCGACGCGCGCCACTATGCGCATGTGGACTGCCCCGGCCACGCGGACTATGTGAAGAACATGATCACCGGTGCCGCGCAGATGGACGGCGCGATCCTGGTGTGTTCGGCCGCTGACGGCCCGATGCCGCAGACCCGCGAGCACATCCTGCTGGGCCGCCAGGTCGGCATTCCGAAGATCGTGGTGTTCATGAACAAGGTGGACCAGGTCGACGACGAGGAACTGCTGGAACTGGTCGAGATGGAGATCCGCGAGCTGCTGGACAGCTACGAGTATCCGGGCGACGACACCCCGATCGTGGCCGGCTCGGCGCTGGCGGCGCTGGAGGGCAACAACCCCGAGATCGGCGAGAACAAGATCCGCGAGCTGATGCAGGCGGTCGACGACTATATCGACACGCCCGAGCGCGCGGTGGACCAGCCGTTCCTGATGCCGATCGAGGACGTGTTCTCGATCTCGGGCCGCGGCACGGTTGTGACCGGCCGTGTGGAACGCGGTGTGATCAACGTGGGCGACGAGATCGAGATCGTCGGCATCCGCGACACCCAGAAGACCACCTGCACCGGTGTCGAGATGTTCCGCAAGCTGCTGGACCGCGGCGAGGCCGGCGACAACATCGGCGCGCTGCTGCGTGGCGTCGACCGTGACGGCGTCGAGCGCGGCCAGGTGCTGTGCAAGCCGGGTTCGGTGACCCCGCACACCAAGTTCGAGGCCGAGGCCTATATCCTGACCAAGGACGAGGGCGGCCGCCACACGCCGTTCTTCGGCAACTACCGCCCGCAGTTCTACTTCCGCACCACGGACGTGACCGGGACGGTGTCGCTGAAGGAAGGCACCGAGATGGTGATGCCGGGCGACAACGTGGGCTTCACGGTGGAACTGATCGCGCCGATCGCGATGGAAGACGGCCTCCGCTTCGCCATCCGCGAAGGCGGCCGCACGGTTGGAGCAGGGGTTGTTTCCAAGATCATCGAGTAA
- a CDS encoding lysophospholipid acyltransferase family protein, giving the protein MSLRKKIADSEGVLNWVARRVASYIRMVHRTGTWRRIGYEPLDALLDQGEPVIVVLWHQRLALSPYFFPLDKGQICSITSAARAGSMVGRVQKLFGMDTIAMSSHKRHVALSREVLGKIRQGISIGIAADGPRGPERISSTVPLVWARSSGKRVFVIACSARHGTEAGTWDRMLLPRPWTDGVFLCREWTETVPRKADDAEIERLRVSIETLLNEITAEADRMVGREPWVPAG; this is encoded by the coding sequence ATGAGTTTGCGAAAGAAGATTGCCGACAGCGAAGGTGTCCTGAACTGGGTCGCCCGGCGCGTCGCGTCCTATATCCGCATGGTCCACCGCACCGGCACATGGCGCCGCATCGGCTACGAGCCGCTCGACGCGCTGCTGGACCAGGGCGAACCGGTGATCGTGGTGCTCTGGCATCAGCGGCTTGCGCTGTCGCCCTATTTCTTTCCGCTCGACAAGGGCCAGATCTGTTCGATCACCTCGGCGGCGCGGGCTGGCAGCATGGTGGGCCGGGTGCAGAAGCTGTTCGGCATGGACACGATCGCCATGTCCAGCCACAAGCGCCACGTCGCGCTGTCGCGCGAGGTGCTGGGCAAGATCAGGCAGGGCATCTCGATCGGCATCGCCGCCGACGGGCCTCGCGGGCCGGAACGGATTTCCTCCACCGTGCCGCTGGTCTGGGCGCGCAGCTCGGGCAAGCGCGTCTTCGTGATCGCCTGTTCCGCCCGCCACGGCACCGAGGCCGGCACCTGGGACAGGATGCTGCTGCCACGGCCCTGGACCGACGGCGTGTTCCTCTGCCGGGAATGGACCGAAACCGTCCCCCGCAAGGCCGATGACGCCGAGATCGAACGGCTGCGGGTCAGTATCGAAACGCTGCTGAACGAGATCACCGCCGAGGCCGACCGAATGGTCGGGCGGGAACCGTGGGTGCCGGCGGGCTAG
- a CDS encoding NCS1 family transporter, producing MTATESKPDNVFEPHRDHVRHIEDKAIGEESLAPQDTRIMDPWSYLFAWLGGCVSIGTFTVGSGLVGTLNLFQTFVAIAIGCTVIGIALMINGQAGHKYGIPFMVQARSAFGFTGTRIPALVRSVPAIVWFGFQSWIGAGALNLVSATLFGYDNMIVFFVGFQFLQIGLSVLGFHGIKWLENIGSVFIIGSLIYMFFSVINKYGEEISANLVNVEGTWGAPFWGATMLFLGVYSTMMLNVSDYSRELRRDVGPVRQVVIYANSILPATLFMGLIGLMVSGATGEVDPIKVFSSAVDNKLLLVITLLFIAFAQVTTNILNNVVPPAYALMDVFNIRFKTSAVIVGLLAFATFPWELVKDESAAGLNLFIQTYSAFLGPIFAILVVDYFVLRKQTLDLDKLYDAEGPYKGVNWAAVIAMALGVAAALTFSGVSWYASLLPAGISYYLLMQLMPGARRFLDS from the coding sequence ATGACGGCAACGGAGTCAAAACCGGACAATGTCTTCGAGCCGCACAGGGATCATGTGCGGCATATCGAGGACAAGGCCATCGGCGAGGAAAGCCTCGCCCCCCAGGACACGCGGATCATGGACCCCTGGTCCTACCTGTTCGCCTGGCTCGGCGGCTGCGTCTCGATCGGGACCTTCACGGTCGGGTCGGGCCTGGTTGGCACCCTGAACCTGTTTCAGACCTTCGTCGCCATCGCGATCGGCTGTACCGTGATCGGCATCGCGCTGATGATCAACGGTCAGGCCGGGCATAAATACGGCATCCCGTTCATGGTGCAGGCGCGGTCGGCCTTCGGGTTCACCGGCACCCGCATTCCGGCCCTGGTCCGGTCGGTTCCGGCCATCGTCTGGTTCGGTTTCCAGAGCTGGATCGGCGCCGGCGCGCTGAATCTCGTTTCGGCGACGCTGTTCGGCTATGACAACATGATCGTCTTCTTCGTCGGCTTCCAGTTCCTGCAGATCGGTCTGTCGGTGCTGGGTTTCCACGGCATCAAGTGGCTCGAGAATATCGGCTCGGTCTTCATCATCGGGTCGCTGATCTACATGTTCTTCAGCGTCATCAACAAATATGGCGAGGAAATCTCGGCCAATCTCGTCAATGTCGAAGGCACCTGGGGCGCGCCGTTCTGGGGGGCGACGATGCTGTTTCTGGGCGTCTACAGCACGATGATGCTGAACGTGTCCGACTATTCGCGCGAACTGCGCCGCGACGTGGGACCGGTGCGGCAGGTGGTGATCTATGCCAACTCGATCCTGCCCGCGACGCTGTTCATGGGGCTGATCGGGCTGATGGTGTCCGGCGCCACCGGCGAGGTCGATCCGATCAAGGTGTTTTCCAGCGCGGTCGACAACAAGCTGCTGCTGGTGATCACCCTGCTGTTCATCGCCTTCGCGCAGGTGACGACCAACATCCTCAACAACGTCGTGCCGCCGGCCTATGCGCTGATGGACGTGTTCAATATCAGGTTCAAGACCTCGGCCGTGATCGTGGGCCTGCTGGCCTTTGCGACCTTCCCCTGGGAACTGGTCAAGGACGAATCGGCGGCCGGGCTGAACCTGTTCATCCAGACCTACTCGGCCTTCCTCGGACCGATCTTCGCGATCCTCGTGGTCGATTACTTCGTGCTGCGCAAACAGACGCTCGACCTCGACAAGCTCTATGATGCCGAAGGCCCCTACAAGGGCGTCAACTGGGCCGCCGTGATCGCGATGGCGCTCGGGGTGGCGGCGGCGCTGACCTTCTCGGGCGTGTCCTGGTATGCGAGCCTGCTGCCCGCCGGCATCAGCTACTACCTGCTGATGCAGCTGATGCCGGGCGCGCGGCGGTTCCTCGACAGCTGA
- a CDS encoding aspartate/glutamate racemase family protein, which produces MNILVVNPNSTESMTRKIVDSARQAASADVTITGATGTGAPASIEGHYDESMAVPALLACVQRAEDAGVDGIVVACFDDPGIGACREIATGPVLGICEAAVKAASMLATSFTVVTTLPRSVPVIEHLIHGYGLSHQCRKVRSAAIPVLALEEPESNAREKVRDEILRAIEEDHCEAVVLGCAGMADLTAWLSEETGIPVIDGVSVATRMIEALVGCGLKTSKINAYSRPNQK; this is translated from the coding sequence ATGAACATTCTCGTAGTGAATCCGAATTCCACCGAATCGATGACCCGGAAAATCGTCGACTCTGCCAGGCAGGCGGCCAGCGCGGATGTCACCATCACCGGCGCGACCGGAACCGGCGCCCCGGCCAGCATCGAAGGACATTACGACGAATCCATGGCTGTTCCCGCCCTGCTGGCCTGCGTTCAACGCGCCGAAGACGCGGGCGTCGACGGCATCGTCGTCGCCTGTTTCGACGATCCGGGCATCGGCGCCTGCCGCGAAATCGCGACCGGCCCGGTGCTGGGCATCTGCGAGGCCGCCGTGAAGGCCGCCAGCATGCTCGCGACCTCGTTCACGGTGGTCACGACCCTGCCCCGGTCGGTGCCGGTGATCGAACACCTGATCCACGGCTACGGGCTGTCGCACCAGTGCCGCAAGGTCCGCTCGGCCGCGATCCCGGTGCTTGCGCTGGAGGAACCGGAATCGAACGCGCGCGAGAAGGTCCGCGACGAGATCCTGCGCGCCATCGAGGAAGATCACTGCGAAGCCGTCGTGCTGGGCTGCGCCGGCATGGCCGATCTCACCGCATGGCTGAGCGAGGAGACGGGCATCCCGGTCATCGACGGGGTCAGCGTGGCGACGCGCATGATCGAGGCGCTTGTCGGGTGCGGGCTGAAGACCAGCAAGATCAACGCCTATTCCCGGCCCAACCAGAAGTAA
- a CDS encoding GntR family transcriptional regulator, with protein sequence MSESVEETIIAAVIDAIAEQRLPAGTKLGEKELSQLFSCNRANVRRALASLAAQHVVELRPNRGAFVSSPTPKEAQDVFEARRAIERTIARQAAGRASADEIARLRQNISDEVRAHAAGNQPEELRLSRAFHLDIARVAGNAVLERILAELTMRTTLILGLYGTGEASNCAKDDHGSIVDALEAGDAERLVTEMDEHLKHLEAGVSFSQPKSPATGLRSQLFV encoded by the coding sequence ATGAGCGAATCGGTAGAAGAAACGATCATCGCTGCCGTCATCGACGCGATTGCCGAGCAGCGGCTGCCCGCGGGAACCAAGCTGGGCGAGAAGGAGCTGAGCCAGCTGTTTTCGTGCAACCGGGCCAATGTCAGGCGTGCCCTGGCATCGCTCGCGGCGCAGCATGTGGTCGAACTGCGCCCGAACCGCGGTGCCTTCGTGAGCTCGCCGACGCCGAAAGAGGCGCAGGATGTTTTCGAGGCGCGCCGGGCGATCGAGCGGACCATCGCCCGCCAGGCGGCCGGGCGCGCGTCGGCTGATGAAATCGCGCGCCTGCGTCAGAATATCAGCGACGAGGTGCGCGCCCATGCGGCCGGCAACCAGCCCGAGGAACTGCGCCTTTCGCGGGCCTTCCATCTCGATATCGCGCGGGTGGCCGGCAACGCGGTGCTCGAGCGTATTCTGGCCGAGCTGACCATGCGCACGACCCTGATCCTGGGGCTGTACGGGACGGGCGAGGCCTCGAACTGCGCCAAGGACGATCATGGCTCCATCGTCGATGCGCTCGAGGCGGGGGATGCCGAACGCCTCGTGACCGAGATGGACGAACACCTGAAACATCTCGAGGCAGGGGTGAGTTTCAGCCAGCCGAAATCACCGGCCACCGGGCTGCGCAGCCAGCTGTTTGTCTGA
- a CDS encoding ABC transporter substrate-binding protein: MSSISRRDLLAAGAAATLISSFALPAGAGDRPNIEFLYSPFADYAPFFVAKEMGFFDEFGADVTLSPKGNTAETIQMLASGNIETGGATWGAGLFNALSRGATVSIIATLARMPDTVPSPSPFMVSQAAWDDGIRTVADLKGKRVGIPGPGGFGMYSVAKALEKGGLTIDDVEAVYLPPPATAAAFANGALEAGWSIEPFAGKLEQEGLGRRLVEDHTFGTELGLIAFNQDFVTDNEDAVVRFMAGYLKAARLLDNGGWTDDGIVDIVAKYTGTEPQTLRGIPYTIRSQDGAIDMASVREQEAFFRARGALEYEGDADIDAVYRRDLLKRANDLVASKP, translated from the coding sequence ATGTCGTCCATCAGCCGTCGTGATCTACTGGCAGCCGGGGCTGCCGCCACCCTGATTTCCTCCTTCGCGCTGCCCGCCGGGGCCGGGGATCGGCCCAACATAGAATTTCTCTATTCGCCGTTTGCCGACTACGCGCCGTTCTTCGTTGCCAAGGAAATGGGGTTCTTCGATGAATTCGGGGCCGACGTGACGCTGTCGCCCAAGGGCAATACCGCCGAGACGATCCAGATGCTTGCGTCGGGCAATATCGAAACCGGCGGTGCGACATGGGGGGCGGGCCTGTTCAACGCGCTCAGCCGCGGCGCGACCGTTTCGATCATCGCCACCCTGGCCCGGATGCCCGACACCGTCCCGTCGCCGTCGCCCTTCATGGTCTCGCAGGCGGCATGGGACGACGGGATCCGGACCGTTGCCGATCTCAAGGGCAAGCGCGTCGGCATCCCCGGTCCCGGCGGCTTTGGCATGTATTCGGTCGCCAAGGCGCTCGAGAAGGGCGGGCTGACGATCGACGATGTCGAGGCGGTCTATCTGCCGCCGCCGGCCACCGCCGCCGCCTTTGCCAATGGCGCGCTCGAAGCGGGCTGGAGCATCGAACCCTTTGCCGGAAAGCTCGAACAGGAAGGGCTGGGCCGCCGGCTGGTCGAGGATCATACCTTTGGCACCGAGCTTGGCCTGATCGCGTTCAACCAGGATTTCGTCACCGACAACGAGGATGCGGTGGTGCGGTTCATGGCGGGCTATCTCAAGGCCGCCCGGCTGCTCGACAATGGCGGCTGGACGGATGACGGGATCGTCGACATCGTGGCGAAGTACACCGGGACCGAACCCCAGACCCTGCGCGGTATCCCCTACACGATCCGGTCGCAGGACGGGGCCATCGACATGGCTTCGGTGCGCGAGCAGGAGGCGTTTTTCCGCGCCCGCGGCGCGCTGGAATACGAGGGTGACGCCGATATCGACGCGGTCTATCGGCGCGATCTGCTGAAACGCGCCAACGATCTCGTCGCGAGCAAGCCGTAA
- a CDS encoding ABC transporter ATP-binding protein, with the protein MAVALESARPAAAAVARPMIEVDRLTKAFYDSEGDRVTVAVSDFSFSVAQGEFVCIVGPSGCGKTTVLRVLADLEQQLSGDVKLHSAMPPAMVFQEASVLPWLTVSENIALPLSLKGVPRAQQDARVGELLALTGLGDFARARPHQLSGGMKQRVSVARALAEDREILLMDEPFGALDEQTRLVLQQELLRIWGATRKTVVFITHSVDEALTLADRVLVMSPRPGRLVAELTVPFERPRDVVEMRRDKRFWDMTYEVWNLLAAPGEV; encoded by the coding sequence ATGGCGGTTGCGCTTGAATCGGCCCGCCCGGCCGCGGCAGCGGTGGCGCGGCCCATGATCGAGGTCGACCGCCTGACCAAGGCCTTTTACGACAGTGAAGGCGACCGGGTGACGGTGGCGGTGTCGGATTTCAGTTTCTCGGTGGCGCAGGGCGAATTCGTCTGCATCGTCGGGCCCAGCGGTTGCGGCAAGACCACCGTGCTGCGCGTGCTTGCCGATCTCGAACAGCAACTCAGCGGCGATGTGAAACTGCACAGTGCCATGCCCCCGGCCATGGTCTTTCAGGAGGCCTCGGTCCTGCCCTGGCTGACGGTGTCCGAGAACATCGCCCTGCCGCTGAGCCTCAAGGGCGTTCCCCGCGCGCAGCAGGACGCGCGGGTCGGTGAATTGCTGGCGCTGACCGGGCTGGGAGATTTCGCCAGGGCCCGGCCGCACCAGCTGTCCGGCGGCATGAAACAGCGGGTTTCGGTGGCGCGCGCGCTGGCCGAAGACCGCGAGATCCTGCTGATGGACGAACCGTTCGGCGCGCTGGACGAACAGACGCGGCTGGTCCTGCAGCAGGAGTTGCTGCGGATCTGGGGGGCGACCCGCAAGACGGTGGTCTTCATCACGCACAGCGTCGACGAGGCGCTGACGCTGGCCGACCGCGTGCTGGTGATGTCGCCGCGCCCGGGCAGGCTGGTGGCCGAACTGACAGTGCCGTTCGAACGGCCGCGCGACGTGGTCGAGATGCGGCGCGACAAGCGGTTCTGGGACATGACCTATGAGGTCTGGAACCTGCTGGCCGCACCGGGAGAGGTTTGA
- a CDS encoding ABC transporter permease: MTTSRALTEDELRRLKAPARRERVYRFASYFSPLLLLLLWELSSRFNLIDQRFFPAPSAIAGTAWGMVVSLELFDHIGATLRRIGVGYAMGAVPGIVLGLVLGLSRPVRRLFGPIFAALYPVPKIAILPLILLIFGVGDASKFVLIAIGVFFLTFYNTMGGVMQMPQIYMDVAKNAGATRFQTFRRFALPAALPSIFTGLKLAAGSSYIIIAAAEFLGARSGVGFFIWASWQTFAVSRMFVGIVVISVMGYLTILAIEALERRFVPWAKH; encoded by the coding sequence ATGACGACATCCAGAGCCCTTACCGAAGACGAGCTGCGGCGGCTCAAGGCGCCGGCCCGGCGGGAACGGGTGTATCGTTTCGCCTCCTATTTCAGCCCGTTGCTGCTGTTGCTGCTCTGGGAACTGTCGAGCCGGTTCAACCTGATCGACCAGCGTTTCTTTCCTGCGCCGAGCGCGATTGCCGGAACCGCCTGGGGCATGGTGGTGAGCCTCGAGCTTTTCGACCATATCGGGGCGACGCTGCGCCGGATCGGGGTCGGCTATGCGATGGGGGCGGTGCCGGGGATCGTCCTGGGCCTCGTCCTGGGCCTGTCACGGCCGGTGCGCCGGCTGTTCGGGCCGATCTTTGCCGCGCTCTACCCGGTGCCGAAGATCGCGATCCTGCCGCTGATCCTGCTGATCTTCGGTGTTGGCGATGCCTCGAAATTCGTTCTGATCGCCATCGGCGTGTTCTTCCTGACCTTCTACAACACCATGGGCGGGGTGATGCAGATGCCGCAGATCTACATGGATGTCGCGAAAAACGCCGGCGCCACCCGTTTCCAGACCTTTCGCCGTTTTGCGCTGCCGGCTGCGCTGCCAAGCATCTTTACCGGTCTGAAACTGGCCGCCGGGTCATCCTACATCATCATTGCAGCGGCCGAGTTCCTGGGCGCGCGCAGCGGTGTCGGTTTCTTCATCTGGGCATCGTGGCAGACCTTTGCCGTGTCGCGGATGTTCGTCGGCATCGTCGTGATCTCGGTCATGGGCTATCTCACGATCCTCGCCATCGAGGCGCTGGAGCGGCGTTTCGTGCCCTGGGCCAAGCATTGA
- a CDS encoding GntR family transcriptional regulator, protein MTPVDTSPAATAAATAPVTVSERIHLALRQEIMRCEIAPGATLDAAAIARRYGVSKTPVRDAMQRLAADGLVTILPRSGYRVAAITFQAVHEILDLRAAIGPHMARQAARYAGPDDIAGMRRIVAEYAAPMDVGAMQQVARRFHLAIARCSRNKRLVTLSEGLFDELERLLRFAIDFSVKAGEHSDEHTALVDAIEAGDGDRAAAIETDHIRHSREFLIERLMTLGYLSESEIRGGGAGRGERR, encoded by the coding sequence ATGACACCGGTTGATACCAGCCCGGCCGCGACTGCCGCCGCGACTGCCCCGGTCACCGTATCCGAACGCATCCATCTGGCGCTGCGCCAGGAGATCATGCGCTGCGAGATCGCGCCGGGCGCGACGCTGGACGCGGCCGCGATCGCCCGCCGTTACGGGGTCTCGAAAACGCCGGTGCGCGACGCCATGCAGCGGCTCGCCGCCGACGGGCTGGTCACGATCCTGCCGCGCAGCGGTTACCGGGTCGCGGCGATCACCTTTCAGGCGGTCCACGAGATCCTCGACCTGCGGGCGGCCATCGGCCCGCATATGGCGCGGCAGGCGGCACGCTATGCCGGGCCGGACGACATCGCCGGGATGCGCCGGATCGTGGCCGAATATGCGGCGCCGATGGATGTGGGTGCGATGCAGCAGGTCGCGCGGCGGTTTCATCTGGCCATCGCCCGATGCAGCCGCAACAAGCGTCTTGTCACCCTGTCGGAAGGCCTGTTCGACGAGCTCGAGCGCCTGTTGCGCTTTGCCATCGATTTCTCGGTCAAGGCGGGTGAGCATTCCGACGAACATACCGCGCTGGTCGACGCGATCGAAGCGGGCGACGGCGACCGCGCCGCGGCGATAGAAACGGACCATATCCGCCACAGCCGGGAGTTTCTGATCGAGCGCCTGATGACGCTGGGCTACCTGTCGGAAAGCGAAATCCGCGGCGGTGGCGCAGGCCGGGGAGAGCGGCGATGA
- a CDS encoding Ldh family oxidoreductase, producing the protein MIAAVDAVDRLSSALGGGPAARLAASALIEADALGQPRFGIAMLGEWTPDLRPPQMGADMQALRWLDCSGRFAPLAVATATLDLAAAARRFGVAAVFLRGVRGFGRLAPFVRHLADAGLAGLAGAEGPPFVAAHGGTRPVIGTNPLAFAIGQGADRVVIDAATSSCTMADIREARADGSPLPEGIALDGQGRPTRVAAEVAALLPRGGQVGSLLGLVVELMAGVAGGGRGDPAGRGVFLVAFDPDAAGRETDWRSGLAGLRRDWTGGGGYWPRGGGLPPDAALDADFERRLDGYLAAMRGTEDR; encoded by the coding sequence ATGATCGCGGCCGTCGATGCGGTGGACCGGTTGTCCTCGGCGCTGGGTGGCGGTCCGGCCGCACGGCTGGCCGCCTCGGCGCTGATCGAGGCCGATGCGCTGGGCCAGCCGCGTTTTGGCATTGCCATGCTCGGGGAATGGACGCCCGATCTGCGCCCGCCGCAGATGGGTGCGGACATGCAGGCCCTGCGCTGGCTCGACTGTTCGGGCCGTTTCGCGCCGCTCGCGGTGGCGACGGCCACGCTGGATCTGGCGGCGGCGGCCCGGCGCTTCGGTGTCGCGGCCGTGTTCCTGCGCGGGGTTCGCGGGTTCGGCCGGCTCGCGCCCTTCGTGCGTCATCTCGCCGATGCGGGCCTTGCCGGCCTCGCGGGTGCCGAGGGGCCACCATTCGTTGCGGCGCATGGCGGCACGCGCCCGGTGATCGGCACCAACCCGCTGGCATTTGCCATCGGGCAGGGCGCGGACCGCGTGGTCATCGATGCCGCCACCAGCAGTTGCACCATGGCCGATATCCGCGAGGCCCGCGCCGATGGTAGCCCGTTGCCAGAGGGGATCGCCCTGGATGGCCAGGGGCGGCCGACCCGCGTCGCCGCCGAGGTTGCCGCGCTGCTGCCGCGCGGCGGGCAGGTCGGGTCGCTGCTGGGTCTGGTGGTCGAACTCATGGCCGGTGTCGCGGGCGGCGGCCGGGGCGACCCGGCCGGGCGCGGCGTGTTCCTCGTCGCGTTCGATCCCGATGCGGCGGGCCGGGAAACCGATTGGCGGTCCGGGCTTGCCGGGCTTCGGCGCGACTGGACCGGGGGCGGCGGATACTGGCCGCGCGGGGGCGGGTTGCCGCCCGATGCCGCGCTGGACGCAGATTTCGAACGCCGGCTCGACGGCTATCTCGCCGCCATGCGTGGCACGGAGGACCGGTGA
- a CDS encoding acyl-CoA thioester hydrolase/BAAT C-terminal domain-containing protein yields MTTNPASDPVLSIVPADGLIDEERRIVVTGLALDELVAISARTRRSGGSDWDSQVTCLADAQGVVDLTRDAPVGGDYAEVSPMGLLWGQHPSGGAGDEIFADDVMQPLVTTLTAETADGRRAGAELIQRFAAPGVTRREIREEGLVGTLFTPAGPGPHPVVVVLNGSGGGINEPRGALLASRGYQAFALGYFKAPGLSPYITETPLEYLETGLGWVRRTLSPRNGFVAVSGQSRGGELALLMGATFPDLVSAVIAYVPGAMVHGAQGAGDPARGGWHGVTWTRGGAALPHLWQDNAAVHWHPWAGDAPPDRHHSVFFEGLKDRDLAARARIPVENITGPVLLISGRDDRAWPSSLYSRMVVSTLRRHGHPHLVRHLDFDDAGHAINLPFVPTTQLAREHPVSKVPYTSGGTPSGNAGADRGSWRGVLEFLDEITGR; encoded by the coding sequence ATGACGACCAATCCCGCCTCCGACCCCGTTTTGTCGATTGTCCCCGCCGACGGTCTGATCGACGAGGAACGCCGGATCGTGGTCACCGGGCTTGCCCTCGACGAACTGGTCGCAATCTCCGCCCGCACGCGGCGATCGGGCGGGAGCGATTGGGACAGCCAGGTGACCTGTCTGGCCGACGCGCAGGGGGTGGTCGATCTGACCCGTGACGCCCCCGTCGGCGGCGATTATGCCGAGGTTTCGCCGATGGGCCTGCTATGGGGTCAGCATCCCTCGGGCGGCGCGGGCGACGAGATCTTTGCCGACGATGTCATGCAGCCCCTCGTGACCACGCTGACCGCCGAGACCGCCGATGGTCGCCGCGCCGGGGCCGAGCTGATCCAGCGTTTCGCGGCACCGGGCGTGACGCGGCGCGAGATCCGCGAAGAAGGGCTGGTGGGCACGCTGTTCACCCCGGCCGGGCCCGGTCCGCATCCGGTTGTCGTGGTCCTGAACGGTTCGGGCGGCGGCATCAACGAACCGCGCGGCGCGCTTTTGGCATCGCGTGGCTACCAGGCCTTTGCGCTCGGCTATTTCAAGGCGCCGGGTCTCTCGCCCTATATCACCGAAACGCCGCTCGAATACCTCGAAACCGGGCTCGGCTGGGTGCGGCGGACCCTGTCCCCCCGCAACGGTTTCGTGGCGGTCAGCGGTCAGTCGCGCGGCGGCGAACTGGCCCTGCTGATGGGCGCGACATTCCCCGATCTCGTCTCTGCCGTGATCGCCTATGTGCCCGGCGCAATGGTCCACGGCGCGCAGGGCGCGGGCGATCCCGCGCGTGGCGGCTGGCACGGGGTGACCTGGACACGGGGCGGCGCGGCGCTGCCCCACCTGTGGCAGGACAACGCGGCGGTGCATTGGCACCCCTGGGCGGGCGATGCCCCGCCCGACCGCCACCATTCGGTTTTCTTCGAGGGGCTGAAGGATCGCGACCTCGCGGCGCGCGCGCGCATTCCGGTCGAGAACATCACCGGCCCGGTGCTGCTGATCTCGGGCCGCGACGACCGGGCCTGGCCGTCCAGCCTGTATTCCCGCATGGTGGTATCGACCCTGCGCCGGCACGGCCATCCGCATCTGGTCCGCCACCTGGATTTCGACGACGCCGGTCACGCGATCAACCTGCCCTTCGTGCCGACCACGCAGCTTGCCCGCGAGCATCCAGTTTCCAAGGTGCCCTATACCAGCGGCGGCACGCCGTCGGGCAATGCCGGGGCCGATCGCGGGTCCTGGCGTGGCGTGCTCGAGTTTCTGGACGAGATCACCGGCCGCTAG